A part of Brassica rapa cultivar Chiifu-401-42 chromosome A05, CAAS_Brap_v3.01, whole genome shotgun sequence genomic DNA contains:
- the LOC103867083 gene encoding sodium/pyruvate cotransporter BASS2, chloroplastic, producing MTMASLSRVLPTDARVRIQCTSRLPSLTTRRSQAQSLDSIKLFPVGKTGVSLRVQSSKPLSSVFALESASSRSSKVVCNAAADLSGESSPKELSQYEKTIELLTTLFPLWVILGTLVGIFKPSLVTWLETDLFTLGLGFLMLSMGLTLTFEDFRRCLRNPWTVGVGFLAQYMIKPVLGFLIAMTLKLSAPLATGLILVSCCPGGQASNVATYISKGNVALSVLMTTCSTIGAIIMTPLLTKLLAGQLVPVDAAGLALSTFQVVLVPTIVGVLANEFFPKFTSKIISVTPLIGVILTTLLCASPIGQVSEVLKTQGAQLILPVALLHAAAFAIGYWISKFSFGESTSRTISIECGMQSSALGFLLAQKHFTNPLVAVPSAVSVVCMALGGSGLAVFWRNQPIPEDDKDDFKE from the exons ATTCTATCAAGTTGTTTCCTGTTGGTAAAACTGGAGTAAGTTTGAGGGTTCAGAGCAGTAAACCTTTAAGCTCTGTCTTTGCTCTTGAATCAGCTTCCTCCAG GAGCAGCAAGGTTGTTTGCAATGCTGCTGCAGATCTGTCAGGTGAAAGCAGTCCTAAGGAACTTAGCCAGTACGAGAAGACTATTGAGCTTTTGACCACTCTTTTCCCACTTTGG GTTATTTTGGGAACACTTGTTGGCATCTTCAAGCCATCTCTG gtgACATGGTTGGAAACAGATCTATTCACTCTAGGTCTTGGGTTTCTCATGCTCTCCATGGGGCTAACTCTTACCTTTGAAGATTTCAGAAGGTGTTTACGTAATCCATGGACG GTTGGTGTTGGTTTTCTTGCTCAGTACATGATCAAGCCAGTGCTAGGTTTTCTCATTGCAATG acaCTTAAGCTTTCAGCACCTCTTGCAACTGGTCTTATCCTGGTATCATGCTGCCCTGGAGGACAAGCGTCCAATGTTGCAACCTATATCTCCAAGGGAAACGTTGCGCTCTCTGTACTCATGacaac GTGTTCAACTATTGGGGCTATTATAATGACTCCTCTTCTCACTAAGCTTCTTGCTGGCCAGCTTGTTCCCGTTGATGCTGCT GGACTTGCTCTTAGCACTTTTCAAGTAGTGTTGGTGCCTACTATAGTTGGAG TTCTGGCCAATGAGTTCTTTCCTAAGTTCACGTCGAAGATTATATCAGTGACGCCTCTAATCGGAGTCATTCTCACCACTCTTCTCTGTGCTAGCCCT ATTGGACAAGTTTCAGAGGTTTTGAAAACACAAGGAGCTCAGCTTATACTCCCTGTGGCACTCCTTCATGCTGCAGCCTTTGCTATTGGCTATTGGATTTCAAAGTTCTCTTTCGGCGAGTCTACTTCCCGTACCATTTCTATAGAGTGTGGAATGCAA AGTTCAGCGCTGGGGTTCTTGCTAGCGCAAAAGCATTTCACAAATCCTCTTGTGGCTGTTCCTTCTGCAGTCAGTGTCGTCTGCATGGCT CTCGGTGGAAGTGGCTTAGCCGTGTTCTGGAGAAACCAACCGATTCCTGAAGATGACAAGGATGACTTCAAAGAGTGA